A DNA window from Brassica napus cultivar Da-Ae chromosome C1, Da-Ae, whole genome shotgun sequence contains the following coding sequences:
- the LOC106373031 gene encoding uncharacterized protein LOC106373031, whose translation MADIFKTMFQDIVSLVNESTSTFNQGESSSTLPSESKSNTTEYLDEGDPTYICDYCGAKMWYGERIEKKRKIKKPKFSLCCGLGQVQLPLLKESPEVLPRLLHGEDDMSRYFRENIRQINMVFSFTSLGGKVDRCVLQGRGPKMFQLQGENYHLMGSLKPPDGEEANFSQLYIVDTENGIENRAAIIGKYKKSVDKAKKESLRKQVIQKIVEMLTKLIHMCINSAQHTNPETTFHMRIVSSREKDGRTYDTPTAYEVAALIPCDFNLEMDKRDIVLEEKQTGWLKRISEIHPSYLALQYPLIFTYGEDGFRLGIKKRPTDATAKLKRKNISMRQWYAFQIHERDGGSHTLLHSKRLFQQFLVDAFTTIESNRLCYLRMNQKSLRSDSFDSIQQSENYGKIDMHDQGSRFLLPVTFVGGPRYMKNMYLDAMAICKYFGFPDLFITFTCNPKWPETTRYLQPRKLSPDDRSDILCRIFKCKLDSLMDDLTEKELLGKTVALMYTVEFQKCGLPHAHILIFMHPKSKFPTTDDIDKIISAEISDKEEEPELFEVVKDMMIHGPCGAVNMKSPCMENGKCSKLYPKDHVEKTVVNKDGFPVYRRREMLGCFVEKNGFKCDNRYVIPYNKELSLCYRAHINVEWCNQTGSIKYLFKYINKGQDRVTVTVEPPEKGPAKQKVGTDGTVSAVARKLTFAEIPTKFTWNKKERKFHDRKKGFSIGRINYAPRKIEEAFYLCVLLNIVKGPTCFEEIRTFNNVVYPTYKKAYYARGLLDDDQEYIDDLVRASFTKLAGHMRHAFVVMLMSGSLSEPEFALLEIEKILKSNGFSLDQWEYMPKPAPDIGGNDNMLILDELSYDREKLKAEHDRDIVKLTEEQRKIYEEIVDAVVNENGGVFFVYGFGGTGKTFMWRLLSAAIRYKGEICLNTASSGIASLLLQGRRTALPRFGIPINPDEFSTCTLIPGSDQANLVKVASLIIWDEAPIMSRHCFESLDRSMKDIMGSKDSRPFAGKVVLFGGDFRQVLPVIHGAGRAEIVLDSLNSSYLWKHVKVMKLTKNMRLISENLSAEDAKELKKFSEWILDVGDGKIGEENDGEVVINIPEEFLITDGDDPIESISRAVYGDVVSLQQNKEPKFFQERAILCPTNEDVNKINQHMLDKLPGEERIYLSFDSIDASDRFSFNDQALTPDFLNTIKASVLPNHSIRLKVSCPVMLLRNIDHTNGLMNGTRLQITEMDDLMVKAKVITGEKVGKTVIIPRISITPSDKKLSFKMRVNHYLMLVCIFQEMSSLMDNYMWLSPGLHQKKGLKILIVDDEGKPNRETINVVFKEIFQNL comes from the exons ATGGCTGATATATTTAAAACCATGTTCCAAGATATTGTTTCTCTGGTGAATGAATCCACATCAACGTTCAACCAAGGTGAATCTTCATCTACTTTACCATCAGAATCGAAATCAAATACTACAG aGTATTTAGATGAGGGTGATCCTACTTATATTTGTGACTACTGTGGTGCGAAAATGTGGTATGGTGAACGCATTGAGAAGAAAAGGAAGATCAAGAAaccaaaattttctttgtgttgTGGACTAGGTCAAGTTCAGTTACCATTACTAAAGGAATCACCGGAGGTCTTGCCAAGATTGCTTCATGGAGAAGATGATATGAGCAGATATTTTCGGGAAAATATCAGGCAGATTAATatggttttttcttttacatctCTTGGGGGTAAAGTAGATAGATGTGTACTGCAAGGACGTGGACCAAAAATGTTCCAGCTTCAAGGAGAAAACTATCACTTAATGGGTAGTTTAAAGCCACCAGATGGAGAAGAAGCCAATTTTTCTCAGCTTTACATTGTTGACACTGAAAACGGAATTGAAAACAGAGCCGCCATCATAGG GAAATACAAGAAATCTGTTGATAAGGCTAAAAAAGAGAGTTTGAGAAAACAAGTCATTCAGAAGATAGTTGAGATGCTAACGAAGTTAATCCATATGTGCATCAATTCCGCTCAGCATACTAATCCGGAGACTACTTTCCATATGCGGATTGTCAGCAGCCGCGAGAAAGACGGGAGGACATATGATACTCCTACTGCATATGAGGTGGCTGCATTAATTCCATGTGATTTTAATTTGGAAATGGATAAAAGAGATATTGTTCTGGAAGAGAAGCAAACAGGATGGCTGAAACGGATAAGTGAAATACACCCTTCCTACCTAGCTCTTCAATATCCTCTTATATTTACATATGGTGAGGATGGGTTCAGACTTGGGATTAAAAAAAGACCTACAGATGCTACAGCAAAACTGAAGAGGAAAAATATTAGTATGAGACAGTGGTATGCATTTCAGATTCATGAAAGAGATGGGGGAAGTCATACACTTCTGCACTCTAAAAGGCTATTCCAACAGTTTTTGGTTGATGCTTTTACAACTATAGAGTCTAACCGGTTGTGCTATCTGAGGATGAACCAGAAAAGCCTTAGATCAGATAGCTTTGACTCTATTCAGCAGTCTGAAAACTATGGGAAGATAGATATGCATGATCAAGGCAGTCGGTTTTTGTTACCAGTCACATTTGTTGGAGGACCAAGGTACATGAAGAATATGTATCTAGATGCAATGGCGATCTGCAAATATTTTGGGTTTCCAGATCTGTTTATAACCTTTACATGCAATCCTAAATGGCCTGAAACCACCAGGTATCTTCAGCCACGCAAACTCAGTCCTGATGACAGATCCGATATTCTATGCAGGATATTTAAGTGTAAATTGGATTCTCTTATGGATGATTTAACAGAAAAGGAGCTTCTTGGAAAGACAGTGGCAT TAATGTACACTGTTGAATTTCAGAAATGTGGCCTACCACATGCTCATATTCTGATATTCATGCATCCGAAATCCAAATTTCCTACAACAGATGACATTGACAAGATCATCTCCGCAGAAATATCAgataaggaagaagaaccagAGTTGTTTGAAGTGGTAAAGGATATGATGATTCATGGTCCTTGTGGGGCAGTAAACATGAAGTCACCATGCATGGAAAATGGCAAATGTTCAAAGTTGTATCCTAAAGATCATGTTGAAAAAACGGTTGTGAACAAAGATGGCTTTCCAGTTTATAGAAGGCGTGAAATGCTTGGTTGCTTTGTAGAGAAAAATGGCTTCAAATGCGATAACAGATATGTTATACCATATAACAAGGAATTATCCCTTTGTTATCGAGCCCATATTAATGTGGAATGGTGCAATCAGACTGGTTCTATTAAATACTTATTCAAGTATATTAATAAAGGTCAAGATCGTGTCACTGTTACTGTAGAGCCACCAGAAAAAGGACCAGCTAAACAAAAGGTTGGGACTGATGGAACA GTGAGTGCTGTTGCCAGAAAGCTAACGTTTGCAGAAATCCCAACTAAGTTCACGTGGAATAAGAAGGAGAGAAAGTTCCACGATAGAAAGAAAGGATTCAGTATTGGTAGGATCAATTATGCCCCAAGGAAAATTGAAGAAGctttctatttgtgtgttttgctAAACATAGTTAAAGGTCCAACATGTTTTGAGGAGATTCGAACATTCAACAATGTTGTGTATCCTACATATAAGAAGGCGTACTACGCGAGGGGCTTACTAGATGACGATCAAGAATATATTGATGATCTTGTGAGGGCGAGTTTCACTAAATTAGCAGGACATATGCGGCATGCTTTTGTTGTAATGCTCATGTCTGGTAGTTTGTCAGAGCCAGAG tttgctCTTCTTGAgattgagaaaattttaaagagCAATGGATTTTCTTTAGATCAATGGGAATATATGCCAAAGCCAGCTCCCGACATTGGTGGGAATGACAATATGTTGATTTTAGATGAGCTGAGTTATGATAGGGAGAAGCTGAAAGCCGAGCATGACAGAGACATTGTCAAACTAACAGAGGAGCAAAGGAAGATCTATGAAGAGATTGTTGATGCAGTAGTAAATGAAAACGGAGGTGTGTTCTTTGTTTATGGATTTGGTGGAACTGGTAAAACCTTCATGTGGAGATTGTTGTCAGCAGCAATCAGATACAAGGGAGAAATATGTTTGAACACTGCAtcaagtgggatagcttctctATTGCTACAAGGAAGAAGGACAGCACTTCCTAGATTTGGAATACCGATAAACCCAGATGAGTTTTCCACTTGCACACTCATTCCAGGTAGTGATCAAGCTAATTTGGTAAAAGTAGCTTCTCTAATCATTTGGGATGAAGCCCCAATAATGAGCAGGCACTGTTTTGAATCTTTGGATAGGAGTATGAAAGACATTATGGGGAGCAAGGACAGCAGACCTTTTGCTGGGAAAGTAGTTTTATTTGGAGGTGATTTTAGACAAGTATTACCTGTCATACATGGTGCTGGAAGAGCAGAAATAGTACTGGATTCTCTTAATTCCTCATATTTATGGAAGCATGTCAAAGTGATGAAACTAACAAAGAATATGAGGCTAATTTCTGAAAACCTGTCTGCTGAAGATGCAAAGGAATTAAAGAAATTCTCAGAGTGGATTTTAGATGTTGGGGATGGAAAGATTGGTGAAGAGAATGATGGAGAAGTAGTAATCAATATTCCAGAAGAGTTTCTTATTACTGATGGAGATGATCCAATAGAATCAATTAGCAGAGCAGTGTATGGTGATGTTGTTTCTTTACAACAGAATAAAGAGCCAAAGTTTTTTCAAGAGAGGGCAATTTTGTGTCCTACCAATGAGGATGTCAACAAGATTAACCAGCACATGTTGGATAAACTACCAG GAGAAGAAAGAATTTACTTAAGCTTTGACTCCATTGATGCTTCTGATCGATTCTCATTTAATGACCAAGCTCTCACTCCCGATTTTTTAAACACCATCAAGGCTTCTGTTCTTCCAAATCATAGCATTCGTTTGAAAGTCAGCTGTCCTGTGATGCTGCTTAGAAACATCGATCATACAAACGGACTGATGAATGGCACTAGACTCCAGATTACAGAGATGGATGATTTAATGGTGAAGGCGAAAGTGATCACAGGAGAAAAGGTGGGAAAAACTGTGATCATTCCTAGAATTTCTATAACACCATCAGATAAGAAATTGTCTTTCAAGATGAGGGTCAATCACTATCTCATGTTGGTTTGTATCTTTCAAGAGATGTCTTCTCTCATGGACAACTATATGTGGTTGTCTCCAGGGTTACATCAAAAAAAGGGATTGAAGATTTTAATTGTTGACGATGAAGGAAAGCCTAATAGGGAGACAATAAATGTTGTTTTCAAAGAGATTTTTCAGAATCTCTAA
- the LOC111213393 gene encoding DNA-directed RNA polymerase II subunit 2: MDYNNEYEQEPTYIEEDDDEEITQEDAWAVISAYFEEKGLVRQQLDSFDEFIQNTMQEIVDESADIEIRPESQHNPGHQSDFAETIYKISFGQIYLSKPMMTESDGETATLFPKAARLRNLTYSAPLYVDVSKRVIKKGHDGEEVTETQDFTKVFIGKVPIMLRSSYCTLFQNSEKDLTELGECPYDQGGYFIINGSEKVLIAQEKMSTNHVYVFKKRQPNKYAYVGEVRSMAENQNRPPSTMFVRMLARASAKGGSSGQYIRCTLPYIKAEIPIIIVFRALGFVADKDILEHICYDFADNQMMELLRPSLEEAFVIQNQQVALDYIGKRGAPMGVTKEKRIKYAKDILQKEMLPHVGVGEFCETKKAYYFGYIIHRLLLCALGRRPEDDRDHYGNKRLDLAGPLLGGLFRMLFRKLTRDVRSYVQKCVDNGKEVNLQFAIKAKTITSGLKYSLATGNWGQANAAGTRAGVSQVLNRLTYASTLSHLRRLNSPIGREGKLAKPRQLHNSQWGMMCPAETPEGQACGLVKNLALMVYITVGSAAYPILEFLEEWGTENFEEISPSVIPQATKIFVNGMWVGVHRDPDMLVKTLRRLRRRVDVNTEVGVVRDIRLKELRIYTDYGRCSRPLFIVDNQRLLIKKRDIYALQQRESAEEDGWHHLVAKGFIEYIDTEEEETTMISMTISDLVQARLRPDEAYSETYTHCEIHPSLILGVCASIIPFPDHNQSPRNTYQSAMGKQAMGIYVTNYQFRMDTLAYVLYYPQKPLVTTRAMEHLHFRQLPAGINAIVAISCYSGYNQEDSVIMNQSSIDRGFFRSLFFRSYRDEEKKMGTLVKEDFGRPDRASTMGMRHGSYEKLDDDGLAPPGTRVSGEDVIIGKTTPISQDEAQGQSSRYTRRDHSISLRHSETGMVDQVLLTTNADGLRFVKVRVRSVRIPQIGDKFSSRHGQKGTVGMTYTQEDMPWTIEGVTPDIIVNPHAIPSRMTIGQLIECIMGKVAAHMGKEGDATPFTDVTVDNISKALHKCGYQMRGFERMYNGHTGRPLTAMIFLGPTYYQRLKHMVDDKIHSRGRGPVQILTRQPAEGRSRDGGLRFGEMERDCMIAHGAANFLKERLFDQSDAYRVHVCETCGLIAIANLKKNSFECRGCKNKTDIVQVHIPYACKLLFQELMSMAIAPRMLTKGLKNAKGRK, translated from the exons ATGGATTATAATAACGAATACGAACAAGAACCGACTTACATCGAAGAAGATGACGACGAGGAGATCACCCAGGAGGACGCCTGGGCGGTTATCTCTGCCTATTTCGAAGAGAAAGGTCTCGTTCGCCAGCAGCTCGATTCCTTCGATGAGTTTATCCAGAACACTATGCAAGAAATCGTCGACGAGTCCGCTGATATCGAGATCCGACCTGAATCTCAGCACAATCCTGGCCACCAATCTGATTTCGCCGAG aCAATCTACAAGATTAGTTTTGGACAGATTTATCTGAGTAAACCCATGATGACGGAATCTGATGGAGAGACTGCCACCTTGTTCCCTAAAGCTGCGAGGTTGAGAAATCTCACGTACTCAGCTCCTTTGTATGTCGATGTTTCTAAGAGAGTTATAAAGAAAGGGCATGATGGTGAGGAAGTTACGGAGACGCAGGATTTTACCAAAGTTTTCATCGGAAAG GTTCCCATCATGCTCCGGTCTAGTTACTGTACCTTGTTTCAGAACTCGGAGAAAGATCTGACAGAGCTTGGAGAATGTCCTTATGATCAGGGCGGATACTTCATTATCAATGGCAGTGAAAAGGTTCTGATTGCTCAGGAGAAGATGAGCACGAACcatgtttatgtttttaagAAGAGACAGCCAAATAAGTATGCGTATGTTGGCGAAGTCCGTTCCATGGCTGAGAACCAAAATAGGCCTCCAAGCACAATGTTCGTTCGCATGCTTGCTCGTGCTAGTGCAAAAGGG GGTTCATCTGGACAGTATATTCGGTGTACTCTCCCTTACATCAAAGCAGAAATTCCTATTATCATTGTATTTCGTGCATTGGGATTTGTTGCCGATAAGGACATTTTGGAACACATTTGCTATGACTTTGCCGATAACCAGATGATGGAGTTGCTCAGGCCTTCTTTAGAAGAAGCATTTGTTATTCAAAATCAGCAG GTTGCTCTCGACTATATTGGGAAACGTGGTGCACCTATGGGTGTAACCAAGGAAAAGAGGATAAA GTATGCAAAAGATATCCTTCAGAAAGAAATGCTTCCTCATGTAGGAGTTGGGGAGTTTTGTGAGACGAAGAAAGCTTACTATTTCGG GTATATCATACACCGGCTGCTGCTTTGTGCACTTGGCCGAAGGCCAGAAGATGATCGGGATCATTATGGGAACAAAAGGCTGGATCTTGCTGGTCCTTTACTTGGAGGGCTATTTAGAATG CTTTTCAGAAAGCTGACGAGGGATGTGAGATCTTATGTACAGAAG TGCGTTGACAATGGCAAAGAAGTCAATCTTCAATTTGCCATTAAGGCTAAAACAATCACCTCTGGCCTGAAATATTCTCTTGCTACTGGGAACTGGGGCCAGGCAAACGCTGCTGGCACAAGGGCTGGAGTCTCTCAG GTTCTAAATCGGTTAACATATGCTTCCACTTTGTCACATCTGAGGCGTCTCAATTCTCCTATTGGGCGTGAAG GAAAATTGGCAAAACCAAGACAACTGCACAACTCACAGTGGGGTATGATGTGCCCTGCTGAAACACCTGAAGGACAG GCGTGTGGTCTAGTGAAAAACTTGGCGCTCATGGTCTATATTACAGTTGGGTCAGCTGCTTATCCCATCTTGGAATTTCTGGAAGAATGGGGAACTGAGAATTTTGAG GAAATCTCTCCATCAGTTATACCCCAAGCCACAAAAATCTTTGTTAATGGAATGTGGGTTGGAGTTCATCGAGATCCTGACATGTTGGTGAAAACGTTGAGACGTTTGAGAAGAAGG GTTGATGTTAACACTGAAGTTGGCGTTGTTAGAGATATTCGTCTGAAAGAGCTCCGGATATACACTGATTATGGTCGTTGTAGTCGTCCCTTGTTTATTGTGGATAACCAGAGGCTGTTAATAAAGAAGAGAGATATCTATGCTCTGCAACAAAGG GAAAGTGCAGAAGAAGATGGTTGGCATCATCTAGTTGCAAAAGGGTTTATAGAATACATAGACACAGAGGAAGAGGAGACGACAATGATATCCATGACAATCAGT GATCTGGTTCAAGCCAGACTCCGTCCCGACGAGGCATATTCTGAAACTTACACACACTGTGAGATTCACCCTTCGTTGATATTGGGCGTATGTGCTTCGATTATACCTTTTCCCGACCATAACCAG TCACCTCGTAATACATATCAATCTGCTATGGGAAAGCAAGCTATGGGAATATATGTCACCAACTACCAATTTCGCATG GATACATTAGCCTATGTTCTCTATTACCCTCAAAAGCCTCTGGTTACCACACGAGCTATGGAGCATCTTCATTTTAGGCAACTTCCAGCAGGGATT AATGCTATTGTTGCCATTTCTTGCTACTCTGGATATAATCAAGAAGATTCTGTCATCATGAATCAGTCTTCAATAGACCGTGGTTTCTTTAGATCCTTGTTCTTTCGGTCATACAG GGACGAGGAGAAAAAAATGGGGACCCTTGTCAAAGAAGACTTTGGACGCCCAGACAGGGCAAGTACGATG GGTATGCGACATGGTTCTTATGAGAAACTGGATGATGATGGTCTTGCACCTCCT GGTACTAGAGTTTCAGGTGAAGATGTAATCATTGGGAAAACTACTCCCATATCTCAAGATGAGGCTCAAGGACAATCATCACGGTACACCAGACGTGATCATAGTATAAGCTTGCGACATAGTGAAACTGGAATGGTCGATCAG GTGTTGTTGACCACAAATGCTGATGGTTTGAGGTTTGTGAAAGTGAGAGTTAGATCTGTTCGTATCCCTCAAATTGGAGACAAATTCAGCAGTAGACACGGTCAGAAGGGAACTGTTGGCATGACCTACACACAGGAGGACATGCCTTGGACAATTGAAGGCGTTACCCCTGACATTATAGTGAATCCACATGCTATTCCCTCTCGGATGACAATTGGACAGCTGATTGAGTGCATCATGGGAAAAGTGGCAGCTCATATGGGAAAAGAAGGAGACGCGACTCCTTTTACAGATGTCACG GTGGATAATATAAGCAAAGCTCTCCATAAATGTGGCTACCAAATGCGTGGATTTGAGCGAATGTACAACGGTCACACGGGCAGACCACTCACAGCTATGATATTCCTCGGACCAACTTATTACCAAAGGTTGAAGCATATGGTTGATGACAAGATTCACTCGCGTGGACGAGGTCCTGTGCAGATCTTAACAAGACAGCCGGCTGAAGGACGATCCCGTGACGGTGGTCTGCGTTTTGGAGAAATGGAACGCGATTGCATGATTGCACACGGTGCTGCCAACTTCCTGAAAGAGAGGCTGTTTGATCAGAGCGATGCGTATAGGGTACACGTGTGTGAAACCTGTGGGCTCATCGCCATTGCAAACCTGAAAAAGAATTCTTTCGAATGCAGAGGTTGCAAGAACAAAACAGATATCGTTCAG GTTCACATTCCATATGCTTGCAAATTGCTCTTCCAAGAACTTATGTCAATGGCGATTGCACCACGGATGCTTACTAAAGGCTTGAAAAATGCTAAAGGCAGAAAGTGA
- the LOC106439965 gene encoding uncharacterized protein LOC106439965, with product MATFRPSLFFFFAFFLLFLTSATPLAVSSLVNPNPFKPPRIPYSDHCNHIVPESPTDPSPSAASSPASLAFDVSFFSGGDSFFNRNQPRSSDVKSASFRAKSIRKTLGDGGIYRVEARLTLQISRTSGDLGQRNMIQVTQIDGRRIPVSFMGGQSFELYGFWSERTGRVCLVGSAQVLSPFGTYKPFDARLMLSYSNESNIYGSLVKGVLESVSNQSDFKTVSILGARNTPLNYEYKLLEESNAECGRNSEESLSVESVLGGLCKVFEGRSHVYRTTDCGINRTCSSGVEYMSLLSLLCDGEKMRMVLSFSNTSGVSRLFSFDPRTALVAEGAWDVEKNRFCGVACRILNFTDSLSNAKVGDCSLRLSLRFPASLSIKRRAPVVGELWSAKTGRIEFSSLSDPLWRFSGLRYEYTESERVSKLCKSRSKSKGKHYPDAQTSDMRFVMSVKYPGGVRSARASPYFVGDRLYHDLLVRGEGAGVTRIIPMNVTKSFTNITYMIRFLNPVSESRGDIFAEGTYDKETGELCMVGCQSVKLNSTMTVDCSLAIRFKFSPIDSRSDDRLKGTIESTREKIDPLYVGRMEVASRSIYVHQAKESVWRMDFEIAMVLISNTLSCLFVGMQLYHMSKHQETLPFISIAMATLLVLGHMIPLLLNFEEIFKSSRNQGSLFFENDRWLEAKEIVVRIVTMIAFLLECRLLQLAWSARKAAKNHHHRDSVWKAEKMVCYVCLPLYVTGGLIAWLVNRNRTPKRVVYIGKPRAARNLLYRPVTLKRSFQRPSLWKDLKSYGGLMLDAFLLPQILFNGFSNSDAKALAASFYGGHSFVRLLPHAYDLYRSHSYGKILDWSFIYASHKVDYYSTAWDVIILCIGFVFAVVVFLQQRFGGRCFIPKRFIEDVRYEKVVELQETGELHKSNDS from the coding sequence ATGGCGACTTTTCgcccttctctcttcttcttcttcgccttcttcctcctctttctAACCTCTGCAACTCCCCTCGCCGTTTCATCCCTAGTGAATCCCAACCCCTTCAAACCCCCTCGGATCCCTTACTCCGATCACTGCAACCACATCGTCCCCGAGTCCCCCACCGATCCTTCTCCCTCCGCCGCCTCCAGCCCCGCCTCGCTCGCGTTCGACGTCAGCTTCTTCTCCGGCGGCGACTCCTTCTTCAATCGGAACCAGCCGCGAAGCTCCGACGTCAAATCCGCTAGCTTTCGGGCCAAATCGATCCGCAAAACATTGGGCGACGGTGGAATCTACAGAGTCGAGGCGAGATTGACTTTACAAATCTCCAGAACCTCCGGCGATTTAGGGCAGCGAAATATGATTCAGGTGACGCAGATCGACGGACGCAGGATCCCGGTGAGCTTTATGGGTGGACAAAGTTTCGAACTTTACGGGTTTTGGTCGGAACGTACAGGACGAGTCTGTTTGGTCGGATCAGCTCAGGTTTTGTCTCCGTTTGGGACTTATAAGCCCTTTGATGCTCGTCTAATGCTTAGCTACTCCAATGAGTCTAACATCTACGGGAGTTTGGTGAAGGGAGTGTTGGAGAGCGTGAGTAACCAGAGTGATTTTAAAACTGTATCGATTCTCGGCGCAAGGAACACTCCTTTGAACTATGAGTACAAGTTGTTAGAGGAATCGAATGCTGAGTGTGGGAGGAACAGCGAGGAGAGTTTGTCTGTGGAGAGTGTTTTAGGAGGTTTGTGTAAGGTGTTTGAAGGTAGAAGTCATGTTTACAGAACTACTGATTGTGGGATTAACCGTACTTGCAGCAGTGGTGTAGAGTACATGTCTCTCTTGTCGTTGCTGTGTGATGGCGAGAAGATGCGGATGGTTTTGTCGTTTAGTAACACTAGCGGTGTCAGCAGGTTGTTTTCTTTTGATCCGAGGACTGCTTTGGTTGCAGAGGGAGCTTGGGATGTGGAGAAGAATAGGTTCTGTGGCGTTGCGTGCAGGATCTTGAATTTTACGGATTCTTTGAGTAATGCTAAGGTTGGTGACTGTTCACTGAGGTTGAGTTTGAGGTTTCCAGCTTCCTTGTCGATTAAAAGAAGGGCTCCAGTAGTTGGGGAGCTTTGGAGTGCCAAAACAGGTAGGATCGAGTTCTCAAGCCTAAGTGATCCGTTGTGGCGCTTCTCTGGTCTGAGGTATGAGTATACAGAGAGCGAGAGAGTGAGTAAGCTATGCAAGAGCCGGTCCAAAAGCAAAGGAAAGCATTACCCTGATGCTCAAACTTCAGACATGAGATTTGTCATGTCAGTGAAATATCCTGGAGGAGTGAGATCTGCACGTGCAAGCCCTTACTTCGTTGGAGATAGACTGTATCATGATCTCTTGGTTCGTGGGGAAGGCGCTGGTGTAACTAGAATAATCCCTATGAATGTTACAAAAAGCTTCACCAACATCACTTACATGATCCGTTTCTTGAATCCTGTTTCAGAATCTCGTGGAGATATTTTTGCAGAGGGGACATATGATAAGGAAACAGGTGAGTTATGTATGGTTGGATGTCAATCAGTTAAGCTAAACAGCACAATGACTGTTGACTGCAGTCTTGCaatcagattcaagttttcaCCTATTGATTCGAGAAGCGATGACCGGTTAAAAGGAACCATCGAAAGTACACGGGAGAAGATAGATCCGCTTTATGTTGGACGCATGGAGGTTGCGTCTAGGTCAATCTACGTTCATCAAGCGAAAGAATCTGTTTGGAGAATGGATTTTGAGATTGCTATGGTGTTAATATCCAACACACTCTCGTGTCTCTTCGTTGGGATGCAGCTTTACCATATGAGTAAACACCAAGAAACACTTCCTTTCATCTCCATCGCAATGGCGACACTTCTAGTACTCGGTCACATGATTCCTCTTCTGTTAAACTTCGAAGAGATTTTCAAAAGCAGCCGTAACCAGGGGAGCTTGTTCTTCGAGAACGATAGATGGCTTGAAGCCAAGGAGATTGTGGTGAGGATAGTGACGATGATAGCTTTCTTACTCGAGTGCCGTCTTCTCCAGCTAGCTTGGAGTGCTAGAAAAGCCGCGAAGAATCATCATCACCGTGACAGCGTGTGGAAAGCAGAGAAGATGGTGTGTTACGTGTGTTTGCCACTCTACGTCACAGGTGGATTGATAGCTTGGCTAGTGAACCGTAACAGGACTCCTAAAAGAGTTGTCTACATAGGGAAGCCACGCGCTGCTCGGAACCTCTTGTACCGTCCCGTGACATTGAAACGCTCTTTCCAACGTCCTTCTCTGTGGAAAGATCTAAAGTCTTATGGAGGTTTGATGCTTGACGCGTTCCTTCTTCCTCAGATACTCTTCAATGGGTTTAGCAACTCGGACGCAAAGGCTCTTGCTGCTTCGTTTTATGGTGGACACAGCTTCGTTCGTTTGCTTCCTCATGCTTATGATCTCTACAGAAGTCACAGCTACGGGAAGATTCTTGACTGGTCGTTCATTTATGCAAGCCACAAAGTGGACTACTACTCCACTGCGTGGGATGTCATTATTCTCTGCATCGGTTTCGTTTTCGCTGTTGTGGTTTTCTTGCAGCAGAGATTTGGGGGTCGCTGTTTCATCCCTAAGAGGTTCATAGAGGATGTGAGATATGAGAAAGTTGTGGAGTTGCAAGAAACTGGTGAGCTACACAAGTCCAATGATTCTTGA
- the LOC111213395 gene encoding F-box/LRR-repeat protein At1g48400-like — protein MKKLKEVCCLQTRRVKVLEISDCGGCFQELKQMIHFLDNLECLEILKVGVDPDKNSELVRANVMPLPRLSSKCTIQFI, from the coding sequence ATGAAAAAGCTGAAAGAAGTATGTTGTTTACAGACACGTCGAGTGAAGGTGCTGGAGATTTCAGACTGTGGAGGTTGTTTTCAAGAGCTGAAACAAATGATACATTTCTTGGACAATTTGGAATGTCTTGAAATTCTAAAAGTTGGTGTTGACCCCGACAAGAATAGTGAGTTAGTGCGAGCTAATGTAATGCCTCTTCCCAGACTTTCATCAAAGTGCACCATTCAATTCATCTGA